A part of Bacillota bacterium genomic DNA contains:
- a CDS encoding phosphodiester glycosidase family protein yields MWKINVFAAFLLAPFLGAAILLSNLSAYADDLLLPLKEVNPPMASVEAEMRALQENVGFISQAIEEQKRVYEKQKRILEELADKSKEQKEISDEVYEQMILERLGPPIATHNSGRVGIKIFSLKELDYRGYIAKVKVFDPSAVKVILGEDKWGESETTSKAVARTGAILGINGGGFYPVYQDGREYILPIGNTMIDGKFLNGFSPSHDDLFFAGLTKQGDLMGGVFNNKENLMQLNPWQGVSFVPVLIRDRKPMNIPQKWQYEKQPRTIIGEYGNGDLILIVVDGRQSSWSRGVTLERLQIKLIELGVIDAYNLDGGGSSAFVYNGKVLNRPSDGRQRAVATNIVVMP; encoded by the coding sequence ATGTGGAAAATTAATGTCTTTGCGGCTTTTTTATTGGCGCCTTTTTTAGGGGCCGCCATATTACTTTCTAACCTATCAGCCTATGCCGATGACCTGCTGCTGCCTTTAAAGGAAGTTAACCCCCCAATGGCATCGGTGGAAGCGGAAATGCGTGCCCTTCAGGAAAATGTTGGTTTTATCAGTCAGGCCATCGAAGAGCAGAAGCGGGTGTATGAAAAGCAAAAACGTATACTGGAAGAACTCGCGGATAAGAGCAAGGAACAAAAAGAGATTTCCGATGAAGTTTACGAACAAATGATACTGGAAAGGCTAGGTCCTCCCATCGCCACACATAACTCGGGGCGGGTGGGCATAAAGATATTTTCTTTAAAAGAGTTGGATTACCGGGGCTATATAGCCAAAGTGAAGGTATTTGACCCCAGCGCTGTAAAAGTAATACTAGGTGAAGATAAATGGGGGGAAAGTGAAACCACCAGCAAGGCCGTAGCCCGTACAGGAGCCATTCTGGGCATAAATGGTGGGGGGTTCTATCCTGTTTACCAGGACGGGCGCGAATACATCTTACCCATTGGTAATACCATGATCGACGGCAAGTTTTTGAACGGATTTTCTCCCTCACACGATGATTTATTCTTTGCCGGATTAACAAAACAGGGTGATCTGATGGGCGGAGTATTTAATAACAAGGAAAATTTGATGCAATTGAATCCCTGGCAAGGGGTAAGTTTTGTTCCGGTATTAATTAGGGATCGCAAGCCCATGAACATTCCTCAGAAATGGCAGTATGAGAAGCAGCCCCGTACTATTATAGGAGAGTACGGTAACGGTGATTTAATACTGATTGTGGTTGACGGGCGCCAGTCCAGTTGGAGCAGAGGTGTCACTCTGGAAAGGCTGCAGATTAAGCTGATCGAACTGGGAGTTATTGATGCTTACAATCTTGACGGCGGCGGCTCCAGTGCTTTCGTCTATAACGGAAAAGTGCTCAATCGTCCTTCAGACGGCCGGCAGCGTGCTGTGGCTACTAATATTGTGGTAATGCCCTAA